A single region of the Bufo gargarizans isolate SCDJY-AF-19 unplaced genomic scaffold, ASM1485885v1 original_scaffold_1577_pilon, whole genome shotgun sequence genome encodes:
- the LOC122923408 gene encoding sterile alpha motif domain-containing protein 9-like: MADYNTSPLNKWTEQHVSHWLQSIPINQKYIDKLYEEEVSGPVLKEIDEEFLKNVGMKQGPIKLLIKKRNELVSKEEEQNSSQRSEGGKKYPKPVHEMGASSQSCEVAPQLEEVRSSHSREVASPAEKIKSPHSREVAPQPEEVKSPHSREIATLPKKAKSPVNPDIVSPPQRLPTGKTQSTQSPQKSSKPDQTTPLLQSSQFVSFATFRPFDKEVGNFKYVKGHVLPPESGVEDLIKPCHEYKSLSTASKLDRTRLQAKFASEVIRFASACMNVRSNGTIHFGVMDSKEDKLCRHGQIMGILVEDQDWYVDALDYIERCFNKTEHDAARACIRTPKFIEVVDKQYEDQRFVVEVDIVPDSGSVKLQVFQASLPKFIEKSNKVNMEKKTYYRRTGAKSEPVPEDDMVMFIQGMQELHSRREKAETITPCETTAQENLTKKIDLLTGGKEYMDDTIWYILVTNKWEPTQLANLNFLMRLKIFCVFDFDADSEVSGLCSRYKEHHARNIHSLTDYSNDSGISLSELRKSLALFDQTSWIFCNGRNNFRGGDKPCDENTWIKNKKKYMTEAISLICGKIFQSGNFVVVLLLMSPVEKPIVDTFHSFYSQMQGMEDIICIAENKEYYSKWASLAQLSCDMETLEQRSIVGLQLSHIDATVQSMFPIGNSYRNLPVSSKGVCVLKRPDEEKMHSLEILCVNECCDKNLNLLSKKELKDLESTFYRGGKMSWKHLWFAEHKKCGDFIERNACNKVRNILHGILYENTVRLPVARIKIYHHPGSGGSTVARQVMWKNRNNLRCAIVRSSYLFSTVGQHAVKLREYEEDSPNQCLPVLLLVEDCEEDYLDDLRHELSEAMVYKKIVYSKPCFILMSCKRSNVPEDLSKTSVSDTVVITHKLSLEEKRDFSIKAKELEKDFPSSEFIITFVLMSHEFNEQYVKDFVQNVLRGIDHSSVITRLMRYVALLNCYVQNSYISVSHCEAFLGFGVMTKQEHKAIRECNFKSHLFKSEQARLLFIELREQNTWISSIHFIHPLVAKEVLNQLSEIHPQSEIAKDLLEEKVLLQHRFGQEEFIKFIRDLFLLRYRKSRGDSVDTFFSPMIEHVCKVEQNTEKAIKLLKAAYQRFDKDPFFAQQLARLHCTYKKFEEALSWAETAKSQLPHNSFILHTEGQVYRMWFNELFDKKRDNLTPEYVIELIELSLKSMDCFRAAEQAAKSESDCMNDSAYFGEIDVGCRLLYLLSLQPVFSKNTGAENTELLKYLLTDHIPVEIEKLWFKFHSRLKELYEAIYNALEWIADDVGYFQSEKVEEGVKLTKTEEHLHSPRKWLLRKTKEFAKFFSSDFLLSHTDIDVNSQLIRKMSIYKLGGGSTATILSILSDSKDERSSKKLEEIINLYPEDIACQGLDDAGLANYIMSQIALGSVCPGSPKLLSLQKLRELGKRFLSTRNVFPPSVYLLTFLLYWPDSKIDNKPDVNKDNVLANALKTATGLHEIRIKNVLVRKKRTNVLFFLGKGHGLQKIIHRSTIEKKIGGPLNEKRMKWDNDDLTKFNSVHRLLPNVHGWTENGRLYAEGHCKKNKIEILSLNPSSVPHGSENVTFYLGFTFNGFVAFNIQLQTDSKV, from the exons ATGGCGG ATTACAACACAAGTCCTCTGAATAAGTGGACCGAACAGCACGTCTCACACTGGCTCCAATCAATACCTATAAACCAGAAGTACATTGACAAGCTTTATGAGGAAGAAGTCTCAGGGCCGGTGCTCAAAGAAATAGATGAAGAGTTCTTAAAGAATGTTGGAATGAAGCAAGGTCCCATCAAACTGCTGATCAAAAAGAGGAATGAGCTGGTatccaaggaggaggagcaaaactCATCACAAAGATCTGAAGGGGGCAAAAAATATCCAAAACCTGTGCATGAAATGGGAGCATCGAGTCAGTCATGTGAGGTTGCTCCTCAGCTGGAGGAAGTCAGGTCCTCTCATTCACGTGAGGTCGCTTCTCCAGCCGAGAAAATAAAGTCACCTCATTCACGTGAGGTTGCTCCTCAGCCTGAGGAAGTCAAGTCCCCTCATTCACGTGAGATTGCTACTCTGCCCAAGAAAGCAAAGTCCCCTGTAAATCCAGATATTGTGAGTCCTCCACAAAGGCTTCCCACAGGCAAGACACAATCTACACAGAGTCCTCAGAAGAGCAGTAAGCCTGACCAGACCACCCCCCTTCTTCAGTCCTCACAATTTGTGTCCTTTGCTACTTTTCGACCCTTTGATAAGGAAGTTGGAAATTTCAAGTATGTAAAGGGCCATGTGCTACCTCCAGAATCTGGAGTAGAAGACCTCATAAAACCGTGTCATGAGTACAAGTCACTCAGTACTGCCTCTAAACTGGATCGAACCAGACTGCAAGCAAAATTTGCCTCGGAGGTGATCAGATTTGCTTCTGCTTGTATGAACGTGAGGTCGAATGGTACAATACATTTCGGGGTGATGGACAGCAAGGAAGACAAACTTTGTAGACATGGACAGATAATGGGGATTCTGGTGGAGGACCAGGACTGGTATGTTGATGCACTGGACTACATTGAGAGGTGTTTCAATAAAACAGAACACGATGCAGCCAGAGCTTGTATTCGCACCCCGAAATTCATCGAGGTTGTAGATAAACAGTATGAAGATCAACGGTTTGTGGTGGAGGTGGACATAGTGCCTGATTCAGGGTCTGTGAAATTACAAGTCTTCCAAGCAAGTTTACCAAAGTTCATTGAGAAAAGCAACAAAGTAAATATGGAGAAAAAAACGTATTACCGCAGAACTGGCGCAAAATCCGAGCCGGTACCCGAGGATGATATGGTGATGTTCATCCAGGGTATGCAGGAACTGCATTCAAGAAGAGAAAAAGCAGAAACTATAACCCCATGTGAGACTACAGCCCAGGAAAACCTCACAAAGAAAATAGACCTCCTCACTGGAGGTAAAGAATACATGGATGACACCATCTGGTACATACTGGTGACCAACAAGTGGGAACCTACCCAACTAGCAAATCTCAACTTCCTCATGCGCTTGAAGATTTTTTGTGTGTTTGACTTTGATGCAGACTCAGAAGTGTCAGGGCTGTGCTCCAGATACAAGGAACACCATGCCCGTAACATTCATTCCCTCACTGATTACTCTAATGACAGTGGGATTAGCCTGAGTGAACTGAGGAAGTCTCTGGCACTCTTTGATCAGACCAGCTGGATATTCTGCAACGGTAGAAACAATTTCCGAGGCGGCGACAAACCCTGTGATGAAAATACCTGGATTAAGAACAAGAAAAAATACATGACTGAAGCAATCTCTTTAATCTGTGGTAAGATTTTCCAAAGTGGGAACTTTGTGGTGGTGCTTTTGCTGATGTCTCCTGTGGAGAAGCCAATTGTGGACACTTTCCACAGCTTCTACTCCCAGATGCAAGGGATGGAAGACATCATTTGTATAGCAGAAAACAAGGAATATTATAGCAAATGGGCCAGCCTTGCTCAGCTATCATGTGACATGGAGACTCTGGAGCAAAGGAGCATTGTTGGGTTACAGTTGAGTCACATTGATGCTACAGTGCAGAGCATGTTCCCCATCGGAAACTCTTATAGGAATCTGCCAGTGTCGTCCAAAGGTGTCTGTGTTCTTAAGAGGCCTGATGAAGAGAAAATGCACTCGCTGGAAATCCTGTGTGTGAATGAATGCTGTGATAAAAATCTCAATCTTCTGAGCAAAAAGGAGTTAAAGGATCTGGAGAGTACATTCTATCGAGGAGGCAAGATGAGCTGGAAACATCTCTGGTTCgcagaacataaaaaatgtgGAGATTTTATTGAGCGCAATGCATGCAACAAAGTCCGAAATATTCTCCATGGGATTCTGTATGAAAATACTGTACGACTTCCGGTCGCCCGCATAAAAATTTACCATCACCCTGGAAGCGGAGGGAGTACAGTCGCACGTCAAGTTATGTGGAAGAATAGGAACAATTTAAGATGCGCCATTGTGAGGTCATCGTACCTTTTTTCCACTGTTGGTCAGCATGCCGTAAAGCTCAGGGAGTATGAAGAGGACAGTCCCAACCAGTGCCTGCCTGTCCTGCTACTAGTAGAAGACTGTGAAGAAGACTACCTGGATGATCTGAGACATGAGCTGTCAGAAGCCATGGTGTATAAGAAAATAGTTTATTCCAAGCCATGTTTCATTCTCATGAGTTGCAAACGATCAAATGTTCCAGAAGATTTGTCCAAAACCTCTGTGTCCGACACAGTTGTGATCACTCATAAGCTCAGCCTGGAGGAGAAGAGAGACTTCTCTATAAAAGCAAAGGAGCTGGAGAAGGACTTCCCAAGTTCAGAGTTCATAATCACTTTTGTCCTCATGAGCCATGAATTTAATGAACAGTATGTGAAGGACTTTGTGCAGAATGTCCTGCGAGGAATCGATCACTCGTCAGTCATCACGCGGCTTATGAGATACGTTGCACTGCTTAATTGCTATGTCCAGAATTCTTACATTTCTGTTTCACACTGTGAAGCCTTCCTTGGTTTTGGAGTCATGACCAAACAAGAGCACAAGGCGATACGAGAATGCAATTTCAAGAGTCACCTCTTCAAAAGCGAGCAAGCACGACTTCTGTTCATTGAGCTGAGGGAGCAGAACACTTGGATCAGCTCAATCCACTTCATTCATCCTCTGGTTGCCAAAGAAGTGTTGAACCAACTCTCAGAAATACATCCTCAGAGTGAAATAGCCAAAGATCTCCTGGAGGAGAAAGTTCTACTTCAGCATAGATTTGGTCAAGAGGAATTCATAAAGTTTATTCGAGACTTGTTTTTACTGCGCTACCGGAAAAGTCGAGGTGACAGTGTGGACACGTTCTTCTCACCTATGATTGAACATGTTTGCAAAGTGGAACAAAATACAGAGAAGGCCATTAAGCTCTTGAAAGCTGCATATCAGCGATTTGACAAGGATCCCTTCTTTGCTCAGCAGCTGGCCCGCTTACACTGCACGTATAAGAAGTTTGAGGAGGCTCTGAGTTGGGCAGAGACGGCCAAGTCCCAGCTGCCACACAATTCCTTCATACTACACACAGAAGGTCAGGTCTACAGAATGTGGTTCAATGAGCTCTTTGACAAGAAGAGAGACAACTTGACTCCAGAGTATGTCATTGAGTTGATAGAGCTCAGCCTTAAATCTATGGACTGTTTCAGAGCAGCCGAACAAGCTGCAAAATCTGAGTCGGATTGCATGAACGACTCGGCATACTTTGGGGAGATTGATGTTGGCTGCAGACTGTTATATCTGCTTTCATTACAGCCCGTGTTCTCCAAAAACACAGGCGCAGAGAACACAGAGCTCCTGAAATATCTTCTGACAGACCATATACCGGTGGAGATCGAGAAACTATGGTTTAAATTTCACAGCCGCTTAAAGGAACTCTACGAAGCTATCTACAATGCACTGGAGTGGATTGCTGATGATGTGGGTTATTTTCAATCAGAGAAAGTTGAAGAAGGAGTAAAGCTGACCAAGACAGAGGAACATCTTCACAGTCCCAGGAAATGGCTGCTGAGGAAGACTAAAGAATTTGCTAAGTTTTTTAGCTCTGATTTTTTGCTGTCGCACACAGACATTGATGTTAACAGTCAGCTGATCCGTAAGATGAGTATTTATAAGCTGGGAGGAGGAAGCACGGCCACCATCCTCTCCATCCTGTCGGATTCTAAAGATGAACGATCTAGTAAAAAGTTGGAGGAGATAATTAATCTATACCCGGAGGACATCGCCTGTCAGGGGCTCGATGATGCTGGTCTTGCCAACTATATCATGTCTCAAATTGCCCTGGGAAGTGTGTGCCCCGGATCTCCAAAACTGTTATCATTGCAGAAACTCCGTGAACTTGGCAAGAGGTTTCTATCCACCAGGAATGTTTTTCCACCCAGTGTCTACCTGCTCACCTTCCTGCTCTACTGGCCAGACAGTAAAATCGACAATAAACCAGATGTCAATAAAGACAATGTTTTGGCCAATGCCCTGAAGACGGCAACGGGACTGCACGAGATAAGAATCAAGAACGTCCTAGTTCGGAAGAAAAGAACCAACGTGCTCTTCTTTCTGGGGAAGGGACACGGCCTTCAGAAGATCATTCACCGGAGCACTATCGAGAAGAAAATTGGAGGACCACTCAATGAAAAGCGAATGAAGTGGGACAATGACGACCTGACGAAGTTCAACAGCGTGCATCGGCTGCTGCCAAATGTCCATGGCTGGACTGAGAATGGAAGGCTGTATGCAGAGGGACACTGCAAGAAAAACAAAATCGAGATCCTGTCACTCAACCCCTCGTCTGTGCCTCATGGCAGTGAGAATGTCACCTTTTATCTGGGCTTCACATTCAATGGCTTTGTAGCCTTTAATATACAGCTGCAGACGGACAGCAAAGTGTGA